One Molothrus ater isolate BHLD 08-10-18 breed brown headed cowbird chromosome 30, BPBGC_Mater_1.1, whole genome shotgun sequence DNA segment encodes these proteins:
- the TFCP2 gene encoding alpha-globin transcription factor CP2 isoform X1, whose product MAWALKLPLADEVIESGLVQDFDASLSGIGQELGAGAYSMSDVLALPIFKQEESSLPPESQDKLLPFQYVLCAATSPAVKLHDETLTYLNQGQSYEIRMLDNRKLGELPEINGKLVKSIFRVVFHDRRLQYTEHQQLEGWRWNRPGDRILDIDIPMSVGIIDPRANPTQLNTVEFLWDPSKRTSVFIQVHCISTEFTLRKHGGEKGVPFRVQIDTFRENESGEYTEHLHSASCQIKVFKPKGADRKQKTDREKMEKRTPHEKEKYQPSYETTILTECSPWPEVTYVPNAPSPGFNSSHSSFSIGDGSGSPSHQPDPPAPLADTLLPTWSPQEAQQWLHRNRFSTFSRLFRNFSGADLLKLTREDVIQICGPADGIRLFNALKGRMVRPRLTIYVCQESQQVREPQHEHEDGDGGSGTFFVYHAVYLEELTAAELAEKLAQLFRVPAQHIQHIYKQGPTGIHVLVSDQMIQNFQDESCFVLDTLKAETNDSYHIILK is encoded by the exons ATGGCGTGGGCGCTGAAGCTGCCGCTGGCGGACGAGGTGATCGAGTCGGGGCTGGTGCAGGATTTCGACGCCAGCCTCTCGGGCATCGGGCAGGAGCTCGGCGCTGGTGCCTACAGCATGAG CGACGTCCTGGCCCTGCCCATCTTCAAGCAGGAGGAGTCCAGCCTGCCCCCCGAGAGCCAGGACAAGCTGCTGCCCTTCCAGTACGTGCTGTGCGCCGCCACCTCGCCCGCCGTCAAGCTGCACGACGAGACCCTCACCTACCTCAACCAAG gTCAGTCCTACGAGATCCGGATGTTGGACAACAGGAAACTCGGGGAGCTGCCTGAGATCAACGGGAAGCTGGTCAAG AGCATCTTCCGGGTGGTTTTCCACGACCGGCGGCTGCAGTACAcggagcaccagcagctggagggcTGGAGGTGGAACAGGCCTGGCGACAGGATCCTGGACATAG ATATCCCGATGTCCGTGGGGATCATCGACCCCCGCGCGAACCCCACACAGCTCAACACCGTGGAGTTCCTGTGGGACCCCTCCAAGAGGACCTCGGTCTTCATCCAG GTGCACTGCATCAGCACGGAGTTCACGCTGCGCAAGCACGGCGGCGAGAAGGGCGTTCCCTTCCGCGTGCAGATCGACACCTTCCGGGAGAACGAGAGCGGCGAGTACACCGAGCACCTGCACTCCGCCAGCTGCCAGATCAAGGTCTTCAAG CCCAAAGGAGCCGACCGGAAGCAGAAAACCGACCGGGAGAAGATGGAGAAGCGAACGCCGCACGAGAAGGAGAAGTACCAGCCCTCCTACGAGACCACCATCCTGACCGAG TGCTCGCCCTGGCCCGAGGTCACCTACGTGCCCAACGCGCCCTCGCCCGGCTTcaacagctcccacagcagcttctccaTCGGGGACGG cagcgGGTCCCCAAGCCACCAGCCCGACCCCCCGGCGCCCCTGGCTGAT ACGCTGCTGCCCACCTGGAGCCCGCAGGAGGCTCAGCAGTGGCTGCACCGCAACCGCTTCTCCACCTTCTCACGGCTCTTCAGGAACTTCTCAG GGGCAGACCTGCTGAAGCTGACACGGGAGGACGTGATCCAGATCTGCGGCCCCGCCGACGGCATCCGGCTCTTCAACGCCCTCAAGGGCAG gaTGGTGCGGCCCCGCCTGACCATCTACGTGTGCCAGGAGTCGCAGCAGGTGAGGGAGCCCCAGCACGAGCACGAGGACGGTGATGGAGGCAGCGGCACCTTCTTTG TGTACCACGCCGTGTACCTGGAGGAGCTGACGGCGGCCGAGCTGGCAGAGAAGCTGGCGCAGCTGTTCCGGGTGCCCGCCCAGCACATCCAGCACATCTACAAACAGGGCCCCACGGGCATCCACGTGCTGGTCAGCGACCAG ATGATCCAGAACTTCCAGGATGAATCCTGCTTCGTCCTGGACACCCTGAAAG CCGAAACCAACGACAGCTACCACATCATCCTGAAATAG
- the TFCP2 gene encoding alpha-globin transcription factor CP2 isoform X2: MAWALKLPLADEVIESGLVQDFDASLSGIGQELGAGAYSMSDVLALPIFKQEESSLPPESQDKLLPFQYVLCAATSPAVKLHDETLTYLNQGQSYEIRMLDNRKLGELPEINGKLVKSIFRVVFHDRRLQYTEHQQLEGWRWNRPGDRILDIDIPMSVGIIDPRANPTQLNTVEFLWDPSKRTSVFIQVHCISTEFTLRKHGGEKGVPFRVQIDTFRENESGEYTEHLHSASCQIKVFKPKGADRKQKTDREKMEKRTPHEKEKYQPSYETTILTECSPWPEVTYVPNAPSPGFNSSHSSFSIGDGGSPSHQPDPPAPLADTLLPTWSPQEAQQWLHRNRFSTFSRLFRNFSGADLLKLTREDVIQICGPADGIRLFNALKGRMVRPRLTIYVCQESQQVREPQHEHEDGDGGSGTFFVYHAVYLEELTAAELAEKLAQLFRVPAQHIQHIYKQGPTGIHVLVSDQMIQNFQDESCFVLDTLKAETNDSYHIILK; encoded by the exons ATGGCGTGGGCGCTGAAGCTGCCGCTGGCGGACGAGGTGATCGAGTCGGGGCTGGTGCAGGATTTCGACGCCAGCCTCTCGGGCATCGGGCAGGAGCTCGGCGCTGGTGCCTACAGCATGAG CGACGTCCTGGCCCTGCCCATCTTCAAGCAGGAGGAGTCCAGCCTGCCCCCCGAGAGCCAGGACAAGCTGCTGCCCTTCCAGTACGTGCTGTGCGCCGCCACCTCGCCCGCCGTCAAGCTGCACGACGAGACCCTCACCTACCTCAACCAAG gTCAGTCCTACGAGATCCGGATGTTGGACAACAGGAAACTCGGGGAGCTGCCTGAGATCAACGGGAAGCTGGTCAAG AGCATCTTCCGGGTGGTTTTCCACGACCGGCGGCTGCAGTACAcggagcaccagcagctggagggcTGGAGGTGGAACAGGCCTGGCGACAGGATCCTGGACATAG ATATCCCGATGTCCGTGGGGATCATCGACCCCCGCGCGAACCCCACACAGCTCAACACCGTGGAGTTCCTGTGGGACCCCTCCAAGAGGACCTCGGTCTTCATCCAG GTGCACTGCATCAGCACGGAGTTCACGCTGCGCAAGCACGGCGGCGAGAAGGGCGTTCCCTTCCGCGTGCAGATCGACACCTTCCGGGAGAACGAGAGCGGCGAGTACACCGAGCACCTGCACTCCGCCAGCTGCCAGATCAAGGTCTTCAAG CCCAAAGGAGCCGACCGGAAGCAGAAAACCGACCGGGAGAAGATGGAGAAGCGAACGCCGCACGAGAAGGAGAAGTACCAGCCCTCCTACGAGACCACCATCCTGACCGAG TGCTCGCCCTGGCCCGAGGTCACCTACGTGCCCAACGCGCCCTCGCCCGGCTTcaacagctcccacagcagcttctccaTCGGGGACGG cgGGTCCCCAAGCCACCAGCCCGACCCCCCGGCGCCCCTGGCTGAT ACGCTGCTGCCCACCTGGAGCCCGCAGGAGGCTCAGCAGTGGCTGCACCGCAACCGCTTCTCCACCTTCTCACGGCTCTTCAGGAACTTCTCAG GGGCAGACCTGCTGAAGCTGACACGGGAGGACGTGATCCAGATCTGCGGCCCCGCCGACGGCATCCGGCTCTTCAACGCCCTCAAGGGCAG gaTGGTGCGGCCCCGCCTGACCATCTACGTGTGCCAGGAGTCGCAGCAGGTGAGGGAGCCCCAGCACGAGCACGAGGACGGTGATGGAGGCAGCGGCACCTTCTTTG TGTACCACGCCGTGTACCTGGAGGAGCTGACGGCGGCCGAGCTGGCAGAGAAGCTGGCGCAGCTGTTCCGGGTGCCCGCCCAGCACATCCAGCACATCTACAAACAGGGCCCCACGGGCATCCACGTGCTGGTCAGCGACCAG ATGATCCAGAACTTCCAGGATGAATCCTGCTTCGTCCTGGACACCCTGAAAG CCGAAACCAACGACAGCTACCACATCATCCTGAAATAG